GCCCTGCAAGGCTTGAACAAGGCGGAAACCGCGGCCAAGTACGGCGACGAGCAGGTCATGGTATGGCGCCGCAGCTATGACACGCCGCCAATGCCGCTGGACCCGAACGATCCGCGCACTTCCTACGCCGACCCGCGCTACGCCGGCCTGAAACGCGAGGAAATCCCGCTGACCGAATGCCTGAAAGACACCGTGGCGCGTGTTTTGCCGTTCTGGAACGATGAAATCGCGCCGTCCATCCGCAGCGGCAAGCGCATCATCATTTCTGCGCACGGCAATAGCCTGCGCGCCCTGATCAAGATGCTGGACGGCATCAGCGACGAGGATATCGTCGGCCTCAACATTCCTAACGGCCAGCCGCTGGTCTATGAGCTGGACGCGGACCTGAAGCCGATCAAGAGCTACTACCTGGGCGACCAGGAGGCGATAACAGCGGCGATGAACGCCGTCGCCAGCCAGGGGAAAGCGAAATAAATATCTCGCTGGGACAGCTCCTGACACCTCTCAGCAAGCGCAACAGCAACCACGCCAGAAGCCGCCAGCCGGCGCTCCTGGCGTGGCCTTTGGCGCTGCTGCTGGCAGCCACGCTGGCGGCAGCCCAA
The sequence above is a segment of the Collimonas sp. PA-H2 genome. Coding sequences within it:
- the gpmA gene encoding 2,3-diphosphoglycerate-dependent phosphoglycerate mutase, producing the protein MYKIVLMRHGESTWNLANRFTGWVDVDLTDKGVAEARQAGQLLLQAGFTFDLAYTSVLKRAIRTLWGTLDEMDLMWLPVKHHWRLNERHYGALQGLNKAETAAKYGDEQVMVWRRSYDTPPMPLDPNDPRTSYADPRYAGLKREEIPLTECLKDTVARVLPFWNDEIAPSIRSGKRIIISAHGNSLRALIKMLDGISDEDIVGLNIPNGQPLVYELDADLKPIKSYYLGDQEAITAAMNAVASQGKAK